A single region of the Pontibacter kalidii genome encodes:
- a CDS encoding fasciclin domain-containing protein gives MKTITRAGYTLALCCSMLLGSCGGTNDENAANEMQDETVPNPGAEDVEGMTNPNTPGKQAGEGELDEDDVDAEMTGPRIGGNEMLPSQKIVENISANNDLSVLMGALRQAGLVRTLNGTGPYTVFAPRNGAFEDLPNGTLEDLMQPENKQRLANLLNNHVVAGKLTAADLTDGTTLKTASGKQLSVTQKGNEVMVNGARVVQADVVSSNGVIHIVEDVLATEK, from the coding sequence ATGAAAACAATAACGAGAGCAGGGTACACGCTGGCCCTGTGCTGCAGCATGCTGTTAGGGAGCTGCGGCGGCACAAACGATGAGAACGCTGCCAATGAGATGCAGGACGAAACAGTGCCTAACCCTGGGGCAGAGGATGTTGAAGGAATGACCAACCCAAATACACCTGGCAAACAAGCCGGCGAAGGCGAATTAGACGAGGATGATGTAGATGCAGAAATGACTGGCCCCAGAATCGGTGGCAACGAGATGCTGCCGTCTCAAAAGATAGTGGAGAATATTTCCGCTAACAATGACCTGAGCGTGCTGATGGGGGCGTTACGGCAGGCCGGGCTGGTGAGAACGCTGAACGGAACGGGACCTTATACAGTGTTTGCTCCGAGGAACGGCGCTTTTGAGGACTTGCCAAACGGCACTTTGGAAGACCTGATGCAGCCCGAGAACAAGCAGCGCCTGGCCAACCTGCTGAACAATCACGTGGTGGCCGGCAAACTGACTGCCGCCGATCTGACAGACGGTACCACGCTCAAAACTGCCTCCGGCAAGCAGCTCTCCGTTACCCAAAAGGGCAACGAGGTGATGGTGAACGGAGCCAGGGTAGTGCAGGCAGACGTGGTGAGCAGCAACGGCGTGATCCATATTGTGGAGGACGTGCTGGCAACGGAGAAGTAA
- a CDS encoding vWA domain-containing protein, whose translation MALGYRFTDYVPPQDDKPGFESLLKIFMQLVTITSGDVGEALNWLSSLDKQYNLTGDEYGIGDFIEDLKKKGYLDENPQERGAFQLTAKSEQSIRRSALEEIFGKLKKGTKGSHATPHTGIGDEASTDRREYRFGDALEQISMTDSLRNAQVNHGIGDLRLTEQDLEVTETEHKTQASTVLMIDISHSMILYGEDRITPAKKVAMALAELIKQKYPKDTLDILVFGNDAWQIEVKDLPYLEVGPYHTNTVAGLELAMDILRKRKTPNKQIFMITDGKPTCLKEGLRYYKNSFGLDRKVVNKTLNLAAQCRRLKIPITTFMIASDPYLQQFVDEFTKVNNGQAYYSSLKGLGHLVFRDYGRNRKKSF comes from the coding sequence ATGGCTTTAGGATATCGATTCACAGATTATGTACCTCCGCAGGATGATAAGCCGGGCTTCGAGTCGCTGCTGAAGATCTTTATGCAGCTCGTGACCATTACCTCGGGCGATGTGGGGGAGGCGCTCAACTGGCTCAGTTCGCTGGACAAGCAGTATAACCTGACCGGCGACGAGTACGGCATCGGCGACTTTATAGAGGATCTGAAAAAGAAAGGTTACCTCGATGAAAACCCGCAGGAGCGGGGCGCTTTCCAGCTTACCGCCAAGAGTGAGCAAAGTATAAGAAGGAGTGCGCTGGAAGAGATCTTCGGCAAACTGAAGAAAGGCACCAAAGGCAGCCACGCCACGCCGCACACCGGCATCGGCGACGAAGCCAGCACCGACCGCCGCGAGTACCGCTTCGGCGACGCGCTGGAGCAGATCTCCATGACCGACTCGCTGCGCAACGCCCAGGTAAACCACGGCATCGGCGACCTGCGCCTGACCGAGCAGGACCTGGAGGTAACCGAAACAGAGCATAAAACGCAGGCCTCCACGGTGCTGATGATCGACATCTCGCACTCCATGATCCTGTATGGTGAAGACCGCATCACGCCTGCCAAAAAAGTAGCCATGGCGCTGGCCGAGCTCATCAAGCAAAAGTACCCGAAAGATACCCTGGACATACTGGTGTTTGGCAACGATGCCTGGCAGATAGAGGTAAAGGACCTGCCATACTTGGAGGTGGGGCCCTATCATACCAATACCGTAGCAGGACTGGAGCTGGCCATGGATATTCTCCGCAAGCGCAAAACGCCGAACAAGCAGATCTTCATGATCACCGACGGAAAGCCCACCTGCCTTAAGGAGGGGTTGCGCTACTATAAAAACAGCTTCGGGCTGGACCGGAAAGTGGTGAACAAAACGCTGAACCTGGCCGCCCAGTGCCGCCGCCTCAAGATCCCGATCACCACGTTTATGATCGCCTCAGACCCTTACCTGCAGCAATTCGTAGACGAGTTCACGAAGGTAAATAACGGGCAGGCCTATTACAGCAGCCTGAAAGGCCTTGGCCACCTGGTGTTCCGCGACTATGGCCGCAACCGCAAAAAGAGCTTTTAG
- the rsgA gene encoding ribosome small subunit-dependent GTPase A: protein MKGVVVKSTGSWYLVRDEEGKLHRARLRGKFKIKGLKVSNPLAVGDRVEFDVETTGEDTAVIHKITERENYIIRQSTHKTAYSHIIAANLDLAMLIVTLVSPRTSFGFIDRFLVTAEAYDIPAMLIFNKTDLYDEDIMEYQRQISHMYEKIGYPSLAVSAHNNEGIDEVKALLHGKTTLLSGHSGVGKSSLINLIVPDLELKTSEISGFSDKGVHTTTFAEMFEIDPETFVIDTPGIKELGIVDIPAAELSHFFPEMRERLNQCRFNNCTHFNEPGCAVIEAVRHNDISLTRYESYLSMLHGGDNRK, encoded by the coding sequence ATGAAAGGAGTAGTAGTAAAATCGACGGGATCATGGTATCTGGTGCGCGACGAAGAAGGTAAATTGCACCGGGCACGCCTACGCGGCAAGTTCAAGATAAAGGGCCTGAAGGTGAGCAACCCGCTGGCCGTAGGCGACCGCGTAGAATTTGACGTAGAGACAACGGGCGAGGATACGGCTGTGATCCATAAGATTACGGAGCGTGAAAACTACATCATCCGCCAGAGCACGCACAAAACAGCCTACTCCCATATCATTGCTGCCAACCTCGATTTGGCCATGCTCATCGTGACGCTGGTATCGCCGCGCACTTCCTTTGGTTTTATCGATCGCTTTCTGGTGACGGCCGAGGCCTACGATATTCCGGCCATGCTTATCTTCAACAAAACCGACCTGTACGACGAGGACATTATGGAGTACCAGCGCCAGATCAGCCACATGTATGAGAAGATCGGCTACCCGAGCCTGGCAGTGTCTGCCCATAACAACGAGGGCATAGACGAGGTGAAAGCGCTGCTGCACGGCAAAACCACACTCCTTTCCGGCCACTCCGGTGTGGGCAAGTCCTCGCTCATCAACCTTATCGTGCCCGACCTGGAACTGAAAACCTCCGAGATATCCGGCTTCTCCGACAAAGGCGTGCACACCACCACCTTTGCCGAGATGTTCGAGATCGACCCCGAAACGTTTGTTATCGATACGCCCGGCATCAAGGAACTAGGCATTGTAGATATTCCGGCGGCGGAGTTGAGCCACTTCTTTCCGGAGATGCGCGAGCGCCTGAACCAGTGCCGCTTCAACAACTGCACTCACTTTAACGAGCCTGGCTGCGCCGTGATTGAGGCCGTGCGCCACAATGATATCTCCCTCACCCGCTACGAAAGTTACCTGAGTATGCTCCATGGCGGCGATAACCGGAAGTAG
- a CDS encoding sigma 54-interacting transcriptional regulator: protein MNYNDIPADKLQQIKTLGQLKAAGYEPQSVRQELRRNLIRRLQNKEEVFPGIWGYEETVIPDMQRAILSMHHINLLGLRGQAKTRIARQMIDLLDEYIPVVQGSELNDDPLHPLSRYAKDLVHEHGDDTPINWLHRSDRYTEKLATPDVSVADLIGDADPIKAATLKLPYSDERVIHFGLIPRSHRGIFVINELPDLQARIQVALFNILQEGDIQIRGFKVRMPLDIQFVFTANPEDYTNRGSIVTPLKDRIDSQIITHYPKTIETGKKITQQEARVKDGQDELVQTNDLIGDLIEQVAFEARESEYVDPKSGVSARLTISAFENLLSAAERRALLNGESGTYVRVADFLNTIPSVTGKVELVYEGEQEGAGHVAQVLMGKAIRTQFLKYFPDPDKAKKAKEGNPYKKVTDWFGDGNTVDILNDASAEEYKKALQSIPGLAELVEKQQPKAKGEEKLFMMEFALHGLAEHSQLSKSRLSTGLQFKDLLSGMFTMPSFGEEEDEDDDQF from the coding sequence ATGAACTACAACGACATACCAGCCGATAAACTACAACAGATAAAAACACTGGGCCAGCTGAAGGCAGCCGGCTACGAGCCACAGTCGGTAAGGCAGGAACTGCGCCGCAACCTGATCAGAAGGCTGCAAAACAAGGAGGAGGTTTTCCCGGGCATCTGGGGGTACGAGGAAACCGTGATTCCGGACATGCAGCGGGCCATACTATCGATGCACCACATTAACCTGCTGGGTTTGCGCGGGCAGGCCAAAACCCGTATTGCGCGGCAGATGATCGACCTGCTGGACGAGTACATTCCGGTAGTGCAAGGCTCCGAGCTGAATGACGACCCGCTGCACCCGCTCTCGCGCTATGCCAAAGACCTGGTGCACGAGCACGGCGACGATACACCCATCAACTGGCTGCACCGGTCAGACCGCTATACCGAGAAACTGGCCACCCCTGACGTTTCGGTAGCCGACCTGATAGGAGATGCCGACCCGATAAAAGCGGCAACCTTGAAGCTTCCGTATTCTGACGAGCGCGTGATTCACTTCGGCTTGATCCCGCGTTCGCACCGCGGCATTTTTGTGATTAACGAGCTGCCGGATTTGCAGGCGCGCATACAAGTTGCCCTTTTTAACATTCTGCAGGAAGGGGATATTCAGATACGTGGGTTTAAGGTGCGCATGCCGCTTGATATCCAGTTTGTGTTCACGGCCAACCCGGAGGACTATACCAACCGCGGCTCCATTGTAACACCGCTCAAAGACAGGATCGACTCCCAGATCATCACGCACTACCCGAAGACCATCGAAACAGGTAAGAAGATCACGCAGCAGGAAGCGCGTGTGAAAGACGGGCAGGACGAACTGGTGCAGACCAACGATCTGATCGGAGACCTGATAGAGCAGGTGGCCTTTGAGGCCCGCGAAAGCGAGTACGTAGATCCTAAAAGTGGTGTGTCGGCCCGACTGACGATCTCAGCTTTTGAGAACCTGCTGAGTGCCGCCGAGCGTCGTGCGCTGCTGAATGGCGAGAGCGGAACCTACGTGCGCGTGGCAGATTTCCTGAATACCATACCATCGGTAACGGGTAAAGTGGAGCTGGTGTACGAGGGCGAGCAGGAGGGAGCCGGCCATGTGGCGCAGGTGCTGATGGGCAAGGCTATCCGCACGCAGTTCCTCAAATACTTTCCCGACCCCGACAAAGCCAAGAAAGCCAAAGAGGGCAATCCGTACAAGAAAGTAACCGACTGGTTTGGCGACGGCAACACGGTGGATATTTTGAATGATGCCTCTGCCGAGGAGTATAAAAAAGCGCTGCAAAGTATACCCGGCCTGGCCGAGCTGGTGGAAAAGCAGCAGCCCAAAGCCAAAGGCGAGGAGAAGCTGTTTATGATGGAGTTCGCCCTGCATGGCCTGGCTGAGCACAGCCAACTCAGCAAAAGCCGCCTCAGCACCGGGCTGCAGTTCAAGGACCTGCTCAGTGGCATGTTCACGATGCCCAGCTTTGGGGAAGAGGAGGATGAGGACGATGATCAGTTTTAG
- a CDS encoding peptidylprolyl isomerase has protein sequence MKTAEIHTGKGIMKVEFYEKDAPKTVDNFVKLAKDGFYDGLTFHRVIPDFVIQGGCPNSREGAKGVPGTGGPGYKIDCELTGENQYHDRGVLSMAHAGRNTGGSQFFICHSRKNTAHLDRNHTCFGKVVEGVDVIDQIRANDRIEKIVVNEE, from the coding sequence ATGAAAACCGCAGAAATCCATACTGGCAAGGGTATAATGAAAGTTGAGTTTTATGAGAAAGACGCTCCTAAAACGGTAGATAACTTTGTAAAGCTGGCAAAAGACGGCTTCTACGACGGCCTTACGTTCCACCGCGTTATTCCTGACTTCGTAATACAGGGGGGCTGCCCAAACTCGCGCGAGGGCGCTAAGGGCGTGCCAGGCACCGGTGGCCCGGGCTACAAGATCGACTGCGAGCTGACAGGCGAGAACCAGTACCACGACCGTGGCGTGCTGAGCATGGCCCATGCCGGCCGCAACACCGGTGGCTCCCAGTTCTTCATCTGCCACAGCCGCAAAAACACCGCCCACCTCGACCGTAACCACACCTGCTTCGGCAAAGTGGTAGAAGGCGTGGACGTGATCGACCAGATCCGCGCGAACGATCGCATCGAGAAAATCGTGGTGAACGAGGAATAA
- a CDS encoding dicarboxylate/amino acid:cation symporter: MKKLALHWQILIGMALGIAWGMSSSTLGLNSFTTDWISPFGTIFINLLKLIAVPLVLVSLVTGVTSLSDISRLSRIGTKTIGIYLATTVLAVTMGLILVNMFEPGKAFSPEKREEFKEQFAATTTARSSDAAAVEQQGPLQPLVDIVPSNIFRSMTDNGSMLQVIFFALLFGIALILIPPDKAQPVNDFFEGANMAILKIVDIIMMTAPYGVFALLAGLVVDFAGNDPGAALELLLVLGYYCIVVAIGLAVMIFIVYPALVVTVGKTKYMHFLKGIFPAQMLAFSTSSSAATLPVTMECAEKNLGINKEISSFVLPLGATVNMDGTSLYQSVAAVFIAQAYGIDLSLTAQLGIVMTATLASIGAAAVPGAGIVMLVIVLQQAGIPIEGIALILAPDRLLDMLRTTVNVTGDATVSMMVARTEGQLHPPTEITVK, from the coding sequence ATGAAGAAACTCGCTCTACACTGGCAAATCCTCATCGGTATGGCACTTGGTATAGCCTGGGGCATGTCGTCCAGCACCCTTGGCCTCAACAGCTTTACCACAGATTGGATCAGCCCTTTTGGCACCATCTTTATTAACTTGCTTAAACTCATCGCTGTGCCGCTGGTGCTCGTCTCGCTTGTCACCGGAGTTACCAGCCTCAGCGACATCAGCCGCCTCTCCCGCATCGGCACCAAGACCATCGGCATCTATCTGGCCACCACGGTGCTGGCCGTAACCATGGGGCTTATACTTGTCAACATGTTTGAGCCAGGTAAGGCCTTCTCGCCGGAGAAGCGCGAGGAGTTTAAGGAGCAGTTCGCCGCCACCACCACCGCAAGGTCCTCGGATGCCGCCGCTGTGGAGCAGCAGGGGCCGCTGCAGCCACTCGTAGACATTGTGCCCAGCAACATCTTCCGCTCCATGACCGATAACGGCAGCATGCTGCAGGTTATCTTCTTTGCCCTGCTCTTTGGTATTGCACTGATCCTCATTCCTCCTGACAAGGCACAGCCCGTGAATGACTTCTTTGAAGGGGCGAACATGGCCATCCTCAAGATCGTGGATATCATCATGATGACCGCACCCTATGGCGTTTTTGCGCTGCTGGCCGGCCTGGTGGTAGACTTTGCCGGAAACGACCCGGGGGCGGCCCTGGAGCTGCTGCTCGTGCTGGGCTATTACTGCATTGTGGTAGCCATAGGCCTGGCAGTGATGATCTTTATAGTATACCCTGCCCTGGTCGTGACGGTAGGCAAAACAAAGTATATGCATTTCCTGAAAGGAATCTTCCCGGCCCAGATGCTGGCTTTCTCTACCTCCTCCAGCGCTGCCACGCTCCCTGTTACCATGGAGTGCGCCGAGAAGAACCTGGGTATCAATAAAGAGATCTCCAGCTTTGTGCTGCCACTCGGCGCTACGGTTAACATGGACGGAACAAGCCTTTACCAATCTGTGGCGGCTGTGTTTATAGCCCAGGCCTACGGCATAGACCTGAGCCTGACGGCGCAACTGGGCATTGTGATGACCGCCACGCTGGCCTCTATTGGTGCCGCTGCCGTACCAGGCGCTGGCATTGTGATGCTGGTGATCGTGCTGCAGCAGGCAGGTATACCGATAGAGGGTATCGCCCTGATACTTGCACCGGACAGGCTGCTGGACATGCTGCGCACCACCGTGAATGTAACCGGCGACGCCACCGTATCGATGATGGTGGCCCGCACCGAGGGGCAGCTGCACCCGCCTACAGAGATAACAGTAAAATAG
- a CDS encoding acyl-ACP desaturase, translated as MITSALASRAEVIKWMEDFVGEKISEFLKTVEDSWQPADLLPDATVDNFFDEVKELRERARDLSYDLLAVLVGDTITEEALPTYESWLMTIEGLPKDPQGPWMKWNRAWTAEENRHGDALNRYLYLSGRINMREMEASTQYLIADGFDLQTDDDPYRSFVYTSFQETATNISHRRVAQIAKKQGDNQLAKLCGHVAADEARHAKAYKAFVSKIFEADPNEMMLAFEDMMRKKIVMPAHYMRELGVDLGKTFGHFTDAAQRMGVYTSADYTDILDGLIKEWKIETLTGLDEAGERARDYVMALPARLKRVAERMKVPELEYKFRWIA; from the coding sequence ATGATTACATCAGCACTCGCCTCCCGTGCAGAAGTTATAAAATGGATGGAAGACTTCGTGGGAGAAAAGATCTCCGAGTTTCTTAAAACCGTAGAAGATAGCTGGCAACCAGCCGACCTTTTACCGGACGCCACCGTTGATAACTTCTTTGATGAAGTAAAGGAATTGCGCGAGCGTGCCCGCGACTTGAGCTACGACCTGCTGGCCGTGCTGGTGGGCGACACCATTACAGAAGAGGCACTGCCTACCTATGAGAGCTGGCTGATGACGATAGAAGGCCTGCCGAAAGACCCGCAAGGCCCATGGATGAAGTGGAACCGCGCCTGGACGGCCGAGGAAAACCGCCATGGCGACGCCCTGAACCGTTACTTGTACCTGAGCGGGCGAATCAACATGCGTGAGATGGAGGCCTCTACGCAGTACCTGATCGCTGACGGATTTGACCTGCAGACAGATGATGACCCATACCGCTCGTTTGTTTATACTTCTTTCCAGGAGACAGCTACCAATATCTCGCACCGCCGCGTGGCCCAGATTGCCAAGAAGCAGGGCGATAACCAGTTGGCTAAACTGTGTGGCCACGTAGCAGCCGATGAGGCCCGCCACGCCAAGGCCTACAAAGCGTTCGTAAGCAAGATTTTTGAGGCCGACCCGAACGAGATGATGCTGGCCTTCGAAGACATGATGCGCAAGAAGATCGTGATGCCGGCTCATTATATGCGCGAACTGGGAGTAGACCTGGGTAAAACCTTCGGCCACTTTACAGATGCCGCGCAACGCATGGGCGTTTATACCTCGGCAGACTACACCGATATCCTGGACGGCCTGATCAAGGAATGGAAGATCGAAACGCTTACTGGCTTGGACGAGGCCGGCGAGCGTGCCCGTGACTATGTAATGGCCCTGCCAGCCCGCCTGAAGCGCGTGGCAGAACGCATGAAAGTGCCAGAGTTAGAATACAAGTTCCGCTGGATAGCGTAA
- a CDS encoding SDR family oxidoreductase, protein MKLENANILITGGTMGIGYATAKLLIGNGANVAITGRDEKRTHKAARDLGAMPITADVANPEDVKRTFHLFMEEYGRLDVLINNAGIGFSKAIDQLTLDDFEHIYRVNVFGAAMMAAKAAKIFKKQNYGNIINIGSTAALKGYEGGSIYASSKAALRSMTQSWQAELRRYNVRVMLVNPSEVTTAFGQPDRQERDDQPNKLRSEEIAWAIKSALQMDNRGFVPELTVWATNPF, encoded by the coding sequence ATGAAACTCGAAAACGCGAATATCCTGATCACCGGCGGCACCATGGGTATCGGCTACGCCACAGCCAAACTACTCATCGGGAACGGAGCCAACGTAGCCATTACGGGCCGCGACGAAAAACGCACCCACAAAGCCGCCCGCGACCTCGGGGCCATGCCCATCACTGCCGATGTGGCCAACCCGGAGGACGTGAAGCGCACTTTTCATCTATTTATGGAGGAATACGGCCGGTTGGATGTGCTGATCAACAATGCCGGTATTGGCTTTTCTAAAGCCATAGATCAGCTGACGCTGGACGATTTCGAGCACATATACCGGGTAAACGTGTTCGGAGCGGCCATGATGGCGGCAAAAGCAGCAAAGATCTTTAAAAAGCAGAATTATGGCAACATCATCAACATCGGCTCCACGGCAGCGCTCAAAGGGTATGAGGGCGGTTCAATTTACGCATCATCGAAGGCAGCGCTTAGAAGTATGACACAGAGTTGGCAGGCTGAACTGCGCCGGTATAATGTGCGCGTGATGCTGGTAAACCCCAGCGAGGTAACCACCGCCTTCGGCCAGCCAGACCGCCAGGAGCGCGACGACCAGCCCAACAAACTGCGCAGCGAGGAAATTGCCTGGGCCATCAAGAGCGCCCTGCAGATGGACAACCGTGGCTTTGTGCCGGAGCTAACCGTGTGGGCAACCAACCCTTTCTAA